In the Longibacter salinarum genome, one interval contains:
- a CDS encoding sensor histidine kinase, translating to MPASSSNRTVVSDEHAASLQNVEEVRSGSRSDAMDPLTLAEKNAVTRDAVDAAITQRVYQYTRPVSAGLAVMYAGFSVLHVFALSPASAWIMSPLAAITALVCFGLWVAWKKLPVEAPYPHMVGAFISALVIANVLTHIAVEDNLEVTTHLILMLLGTSVLLLSSRWLALVIVASLLGWGTIVLTTGPYASILHYATTLLTTTLLSGIIHIALRRATRQSERRRLSAERLQTALSRALDAEARARRQLEDTNHALETAVHEAEELNEMQAAFLSDMSHEIRTPLTSIIGFAEVLSEENPADAEHFADLIRQSSERLMETVNSVLDLSKLKRGVAEFRPERVDVDDLLQDTLMLFRGRTDAEDMNLALETPKEPVVARLDPSSLNRITSNLVSNAVKFCDAGDDITVRLEATDDTVSISVEDTGPGIRPEFRAKLFEPFHRDESLSRQGTGLGLTITRRLVEAMDGTIEVDSVYGEGTTFTVTLPRSLDEGDLEVSSSEASCA from the coding sequence GTGCCCGCTTCTTCCTCCAACCGTACTGTGGTGTCCGATGAGCACGCCGCCTCCCTGCAAAATGTGGAGGAGGTACGCTCTGGCTCCCGTTCGGATGCGATGGATCCCCTGACACTGGCGGAGAAGAACGCGGTCACGCGGGACGCTGTCGACGCAGCCATTACGCAACGCGTTTATCAGTACACGCGACCCGTATCCGCCGGTCTAGCCGTCATGTACGCCGGGTTCTCCGTCTTGCATGTCTTCGCGCTTTCGCCGGCGTCAGCATGGATCATGAGTCCGCTCGCTGCCATAACGGCCCTCGTTTGTTTTGGCCTCTGGGTGGCATGGAAGAAACTGCCGGTGGAAGCGCCCTACCCGCACATGGTCGGGGCCTTTATCTCCGCGCTGGTCATTGCGAATGTGCTTACTCACATCGCGGTCGAGGACAATCTGGAGGTGACGACACACCTCATACTTATGCTTCTCGGGACCAGCGTCCTGCTTCTCTCGTCCCGCTGGCTCGCCCTCGTCATCGTCGCGTCTCTTCTCGGCTGGGGCACGATCGTGCTGACCACGGGACCGTACGCGTCTATCCTGCACTACGCAACCACTCTGCTGACGACGACGCTCCTCTCAGGAATCATTCATATCGCCCTGCGACGCGCCACCCGTCAGAGCGAGCGACGCCGCCTCTCTGCAGAACGCCTACAAACGGCCCTGTCTCGCGCTCTTGATGCTGAAGCACGTGCCCGCCGCCAGCTCGAAGATACGAACCACGCCCTGGAGACGGCGGTGCATGAAGCGGAGGAGTTAAATGAGATGCAGGCCGCCTTTCTCTCGGACATGAGCCACGAAATTCGCACGCCGCTCACATCGATCATCGGGTTCGCAGAGGTTCTGAGCGAAGAAAACCCTGCCGACGCCGAACACTTTGCCGACCTGATCCGGCAAAGCAGTGAGCGACTGATGGAAACAGTTAACTCGGTTCTTGACCTCTCGAAACTGAAGCGGGGCGTCGCCGAATTCCGGCCCGAGCGCGTCGACGTGGACGACCTGCTCCAGGACACGCTCATGCTATTCCGCGGGCGCACCGATGCTGAGGACATGAATCTCGCTCTCGAAACGCCAAAGGAACCGGTCGTTGCCCGACTCGACCCCTCCTCGCTCAACCGGATTACGTCAAACCTCGTCAGCAATGCCGTCAAATTCTGTGATGCGGGCGACGACATTACGGTGCGACTGGAAGCGACGGACGACACCGTTTCGATATCGGTCGAAGATACCGGACCCGGCATTCGACCGGAGTTTCGCGCCAAACTGTTCGAGCCGTTTCACCGGGACGAGTCGCTGTCCCGACAGGGCACCGGTCTCGGCCTCACGATTACGCGCCGACTCGTCGAGGCGATGGACGGCACAATCGAGGTCGACAGCGTCTACGGCGAAGGAACGACGTTCACGGTTACGCTACCGCGGTCACTCGATGAAGGCGATTTAGAAGTGAGCTCCAGCGAGGCGAGCTGCGCATAG
- a CDS encoding metallophosphoesterase: MLSFLVLGNWGRHGHHEQAAVAQGLARASQRYDVDFVVTTGDNFRPKGVNGVLDPQWHDSFDAVYDVPTLDLPWYACLGDRCYQGSPDAQVEYAKHDLRWRMPGRFYSVNKRVDDQTHAQFVILDSTPLSGDRDMVPHREPMLQMYWLRNMLAPSRSDWKIVIGHHALSSLASEPGGDDVGAVLRQFGAQAYLCGYDQRLQLADEEGIGEVLSGAGAGAEPLSNGASPSGVEFQEATPGFAVITLDRLEMTTRFCNADGDELFSRTRETQPHRRAA, translated from the coding sequence ATGCTTTCCTTCCTCGTTCTCGGCAACTGGGGTCGCCATGGGCATCATGAGCAGGCTGCCGTTGCCCAGGGGCTTGCTCGTGCGTCCCAGCGTTATGACGTCGACTTCGTCGTCACCACGGGCGACAATTTTCGCCCAAAGGGTGTCAACGGTGTGCTGGATCCGCAGTGGCACGACAGCTTCGACGCGGTGTACGACGTGCCGACGCTGGATCTGCCGTGGTACGCCTGTCTTGGAGACCGGTGCTATCAGGGAAGTCCGGATGCTCAGGTGGAGTACGCGAAGCACGACCTGCGTTGGCGGATGCCGGGTCGGTTTTACTCGGTCAACAAGCGCGTCGACGATCAGACGCACGCCCAGTTCGTGATTCTCGACTCGACGCCGCTGTCCGGTGACCGCGACATGGTGCCGCACCGCGAGCCGATGCTGCAGATGTACTGGCTTCGCAACATGCTTGCGCCCTCACGGTCGGACTGGAAGATCGTGATTGGGCACCATGCGCTGTCGTCGCTCGCCTCGGAGCCGGGGGGAGACGACGTGGGAGCGGTGCTCCGTCAGTTCGGCGCGCAGGCTTATCTCTGCGGGTACGACCAGCGGTTGCAGCTGGCGGACGAGGAGGGAATCGGCGAGGTGCTGAGCGGTGCCGGCGCCGGTGCTGAGCCTCTGTCGAATGGGGCTTCACCGAGTGGGGTTGAGTTTCAGGAGGCGACACCGGGCTTTGCCGTGATCACGCTCGATCGGCTGGAGATGACCACGCGATTCTGCAACGCCGACGGCGACGAGCTATTTTCCCGAACGCGGGAGACGCAACCGCATCGGCGCGCGGCTTAA
- the phoU gene encoding phosphate signaling complex protein PhoU, whose translation MSNRLQLDRELASLQSLIIEMAGRVDEQFADATNALLNGDTELADTVIERDDAIDELEMKIDEQCERILALHAPVAVDLRMLIMAVKINTDFERIGDHCRNLSRNAEHLVDWPGLIVKTYIPEMADMARGMLREVEVAFLEEDRLKARKVIARDLQVNRMHADNFSMLVEMSRSHRERAEVVAHLLTASKGLERISDHAKNVAKSIVFMIEGNDIRHRGLRAESS comes from the coding sequence ATGTCTAACCGATTACAGCTAGATCGCGAGCTGGCATCGTTGCAGAGCCTGATCATCGAAATGGCTGGGCGCGTGGACGAGCAGTTCGCCGACGCGACCAATGCGCTCTTGAATGGCGATACGGAGCTGGCCGATACGGTGATCGAGCGCGACGACGCGATCGACGAGCTTGAAATGAAGATCGATGAGCAGTGCGAGCGCATTCTGGCGCTCCACGCGCCCGTCGCGGTTGACCTTCGCATGCTGATCATGGCGGTGAAGATCAATACGGACTTCGAGCGCATCGGTGATCACTGCCGCAATCTATCGCGAAATGCAGAGCACCTCGTCGACTGGCCTGGCCTGATCGTCAAAACGTACATTCCCGAGATGGCCGATATGGCCCGCGGCATGCTGCGCGAGGTCGAAGTCGCCTTTTTGGAGGAGGACCGATTGAAGGCGCGAAAGGTCATCGCTCGTGATCTTCAGGTGAACCGCATGCACGCGGACAACTTCTCCATGCTGGTAGAGATGTCAAGGTCGCACCGGGAGCGCGCGGAAGTTGTGGCGCATCTGTTGACGGCAAGCAAAGGCCTGGAGCGAATTTCGGATCACGCGAAAAATGTTGCCAAGAGCATCGTCTTCATGATCGAGGGCAATGATATTCGCCACCGTGGCTTGCGAGCTGAGTCGTCATGA
- the pstB gene encoding phosphate ABC transporter ATP-binding protein PstB has translation MTDSTKTSNPRTEPLAETDPRTNGAAAHRGDEAAEPSQAIRASEHSGMAKIRVEDLNFWYGDTHALKGITMDIQPNRVTALIGPSGCGKSTLLRCMNRMNELIQGTTLEGRITLDGQDIYDRKADPVMVRRRIGMVFQKPNPFPKTIYKNVAWGAKINGFTGDMDALVERSLRQAALWDEVKDRLGAPAYDLSGGQQQRLCIARTLAVEPDVVLMDEPASALDPIATSKVEETITELKNDYTIIIVTHNMQQASRISDETAFLYMGKLVEMNRTDQIFTRPQNDRTEAYVTGRFG, from the coding sequence ATGACCGATTCTACCAAGACATCGAACCCGCGCACGGAGCCGCTCGCGGAAACGGATCCCCGTACGAATGGTGCAGCGGCGCATCGGGGTGATGAGGCGGCGGAGCCGAGCCAAGCGATCAGAGCGTCAGAACACAGTGGTATGGCAAAGATTCGGGTCGAGGATCTCAACTTCTGGTACGGCGACACCCACGCGCTGAAGGGCATCACGATGGATATTCAGCCGAACAGGGTGACGGCGCTCATCGGGCCATCCGGCTGTGGGAAGTCGACACTGCTCCGCTGTATGAACCGCATGAACGAGCTGATCCAGGGTACGACACTTGAGGGACGCATTACGCTGGACGGCCAGGACATCTACGACCGCAAGGCGGATCCGGTGATGGTCCGACGCCGAATCGGAATGGTTTTTCAGAAGCCGAATCCATTCCCCAAGACGATCTACAAGAATGTCGCGTGGGGTGCGAAGATCAACGGATTTACGGGCGACATGGACGCGCTCGTCGAGCGATCCCTACGTCAGGCTGCTCTCTGGGACGAGGTCAAGGATCGTCTGGGTGCGCCGGCGTACGACCTGAGCGGCGGCCAGCAGCAGCGTCTGTGCATCGCGCGGACCCTCGCGGTGGAGCCCGACGTGGTACTGATGGATGAGCCGGCCAGCGCGCTCGATCCTATCGCGACCTCTAAGGTGGAGGAAACGATTACCGAGCTGAAAAACGATTATACGATTATCATCGTAACACATAATATGCAGCAGGCCTCGCGGATCAGCGACGAGACCGCGTTCCTGTACATGGGGAAGCTCGTGGAGATGAATCGAACCGATCAGATCTTCACGCGTCCTCAAAATGACCGCACGGAAGCATATGTTACCGGACGCTTCGGCTGA